The Hordeum vulgare subsp. vulgare chromosome 4H, MorexV3_pseudomolecules_assembly, whole genome shotgun sequence genomic interval GCCGAAGGCGGTGCCGCTGAGGTCGAAGTGGAAGCGGGACACCGGGTAGTAGTTCATGTCCGTGATGATCACCGTCTCCGGCACGCCGGAGCACGCCGGGTGGCCCGCCGACACGCACCGTATCTGCATTACAATCCAGGATCAGTTATTACAGCCCTTGCTCGAGTATAATGGGTAGTAGTAAATGTAATTCTAAAGGAAAGAGAGAATTTTGTTCTAACCTGGTAGCAGGAGCCGCAGCCCTTGCCGTCCTTGAAGAGCGGCTCGTTGCCGCAGGAGGTCATGGCGGAGAAGGGTGGCAGGTTgacgttcttgaacccgcaggcgcCGCCGTTGTCGTCTGGCCCGGCGCCATTGGGCGCGCCGTACCAGGTCGCCCTGGCGTCGAGCCAGCCGCCGGCGTCGACATTGGTGCTGTTGGAGCTGGAATTGGCGGCGGGAGGAGGCGCCCCGTAGCCGTAGGGCGGCGTGCTGGcggccggtggaggaggggacCCGTAGCCGTAGGACGGCGGGCGGGTGGCCGGCGGGGAAGGAGCAGGGGGCGGCGTGCTGGCGgccgggggaggaggggagccgTAGCCGTAGGACGGTGGGCGGGTGGCCGGCGGGGAAGGAGCAGGAGGCGGCGCGCCGTGGTGGGAGTGGGACTTCTTGGCGCTGCTCCGTTTGGCGCAGCAGCCGTGGCCGTGCGCGGCCAGGATGCAGAGGAGCAGAGCCGCCGCGacggcgaaggaggaggaggagggcgccaTTGCTAGCAGGTCACTCCAGTACCAGATGATTGAATCggctgctctgctctgctctgccGGTCGGCGCTGGGCAGTGGCCGTATTTATAGCCGGCCGGTAACAGAAGGTAGGGCTGCGGAATGGCATGCGGATGGATCCATGGGCGTGAGTGCCGGCCTATTGGGTTCACATGCGGGTGGAGCGACTCGGATCGCCACCCGGCACCGGGCCGGGGAGGTCACGAGCACGTCCATCCCATACATCTCCACGCCTACATTCCCCTGCACATCCATCCATACATACATGTCTAGCTAGTTCCTGTACACTTGTGCACTAGGAGGAGCAGTACAAAACGTACACTGTGCCACTAACTATAGCACGTCCCGTCCAACTAGAGTACCACGTTGCTGCATGCGCTAGGCTCGCTCCACGTACGTACGTGTCAGTCACGTATTATATGCAGGGGATGATGCTGCCACACCGACAACCGGCCGTAGCATGAAAGGCAGGCGCAAAACGTTGTGTCGGTGATCCAAGGCCTCACTTTGGCCGTGGCACTGCTAATTTCTACATGTCCCCGTTTCCTTACGTAGGACATGTACAATTGTGCTATTTTAGAAGTGTCAGACGTTCATatgacactagtggggacggcgcctttagccccggcccgtaaggcgctttagtcccggttcatcaaccgggactaaaggcgggactaaaggccacaagccgggactaaaggtgctccacgtgggcgcctcgtagcgcctcaggggcaggccctttagtcccggttcgttacacggaccgggattaaagagtttcagattttgtttattttttggttttttttgaatgaaattatttttgggttttatggttttagggtttaggtgttcgggagattaacgtgatgcctcgtttgttgTTCGAGAATtacttttcatataatttaaatagaaataattatgcatatatataagattaacttatcttacaagcgatcatatatataattatatggagatctgaattatcgggactag includes:
- the LOC123449977 gene encoding expansin-B7-like, whose translation is MAPSSSSFAVAAALLLCILAAHGHGCCAKRSSAKKSHSHHGAPPPAPSPPATRPPSYGYGSPPPPAASTPPPAPSPPATRPPSYGYGSPPPPAASTPPYGYGAPPPAANSSSNSTNVDAGGWLDARATWYGAPNGAGPDDNGGACGFKNVNLPPFSAMTSCGNEPLFKDGKGCGSCYQIRCVSAGHPACSGVPETVIITDMNYYPVSRFHFDLSGTAFGAMAKDGRNEELRHAGIIDMQFRRVPCQYPGLTVTFHVQHGSNPYYLAILVEYENGDGDVDQVDMMQSRPDAAAGEGGMAPTGEWVPMTESWGSIWRMDTRRPMQGPFSLRITNESGKTLVADQVIPADWEPNEIYSSIIQFD